The Candidatus Nitrosymbiomonas proteolyticus genome has a segment encoding these proteins:
- a CDS encoding glycosyl hydrolase-like 10 encodes MPSKLRLEIPPTDTYNLTLMLGALATLLTMPLSPPKAELRGVWLTTTANDALQTPAKTESTLRKLKDIGLNTVYVEVWKNGYTQFPSRALSAVTGVDRHPNLGKSRDLLDETLREAHRNGLTYIAWFEYGFMAAHEDTQNELLEKRRHWMTATSDGSLISEQNPFVWMNPSRPECQEFLLKLIKEAVRNYPIDGIQLDDRIAWPTSMGYDPFTVAAYARAHEGASPPQNAKDPAWVRWRAERVTEFAERLSRELKAIRPNLIVSISPAVYPWSLENYACDWPKWLRNGWMTEFVPQVYRKAAADFARDWKSQFELFENPGSRLAAGVMVDGSQGTVPWEDVRANLDLLAQTESGHVFWFSRSLLQSHAESLRAYYRSRGPARNPHMGGTVGLGR; translated from the coding sequence TTGCCTAGCAAGCTTCGGCTTGAAATTCCCCCGACCGACACGTACAATCTAACCTTGATGCTCGGGGCTCTTGCCACCCTTCTCACGATGCCGCTCTCCCCACCGAAGGCCGAATTGCGCGGCGTGTGGCTTACGACCACCGCCAACGATGCCCTGCAAACGCCGGCAAAGACCGAGAGCACCCTGCGAAAGCTCAAAGACATCGGACTCAATACGGTGTACGTGGAGGTCTGGAAGAACGGCTACACCCAGTTTCCCTCGCGAGCCCTTTCGGCGGTAACGGGAGTCGATCGGCACCCGAATCTCGGTAAGAGCCGGGATCTCCTAGACGAGACGCTTCGCGAAGCCCATCGCAACGGCCTCACCTACATCGCCTGGTTCGAGTACGGGTTCATGGCCGCTCACGAGGACACGCAGAACGAACTCCTTGAAAAGCGACGCCACTGGATGACGGCCACCTCGGACGGCAGCCTCATCTCCGAACAAAACCCCTTCGTCTGGATGAACCCGTCAAGGCCGGAGTGCCAAGAGTTCTTGCTCAAACTCATCAAGGAGGCGGTTCGAAACTACCCGATCGACGGCATTCAACTCGATGACCGAATCGCCTGGCCCACCTCGATGGGATATGACCCTTTTACCGTGGCAGCTTACGCAAGGGCTCACGAAGGCGCTTCGCCTCCCCAGAACGCGAAGGACCCCGCATGGGTTCGGTGGCGGGCTGAGCGAGTCACCGAGTTCGCCGAGCGGCTGAGCAGGGAGCTCAAGGCCATTCGCCCGAACCTCATCGTGAGCATCAGCCCTGCTGTCTACCCGTGGTCCCTTGAGAATTACGCTTGCGATTGGCCGAAGTGGCTCCGGAACGGATGGATGACCGAATTCGTGCCTCAGGTGTACCGCAAAGCGGCGGCCGATTTCGCGCGGGACTGGAAGTCGCAATTCGAGTTATTTGAGAATCCGGGTTCGAGACTGGCCGCGGGGGTCATGGTGGACGGGTCCCAAGGAACCGTACCTTGGGAGGATGTGCGCGCCAACCTCGATCTCTTGGCCCAAACTGAATCCGGGCACGTGTTTTGGTTCAGCCGATCCCTGCTCCAAAGCCATGCAGAGTCGCTGAGGGCCTACTATAGATCCCGCGGCCCTGCAAGGAACCCGCACATGGGCGGAACCGTTGGGCTTGGGCGGTGA
- a CDS encoding GAF sensor signal transduction histidine kinase — MQLPTDVDELQKQLANALRRIHELELEQRKQVSDEAALGAGQSVESQAEFTPINEADSTLRRLVQRIAMILQADKIVIMFYDRETGELRAIPPAYGVDDEHLNLFKVRATHGVSGQVFRTSEPAIILDATTDSRTDRDPFALLHVTNGITVPLVIERRDDQNRVIDRTTIGVLHALNKRHGGDFNEEDVRLLERMARNVGSIIANLQLYREVVEEREELLQTFESLTAGLVLVSAEHKISQMNAAARAIFSVGPDCIGKQYDQVIQHDAFKEIYDTLSHGADLPRAEIIVSIAGVEREYQVQAAEVRNEEGKSLGTVFILGDVTEIKNIDRMKSSFVAMASHELRTPLTAIKGFVSTLLVDEGFSADDRREFYMIIDQECDRLTRLINDLLNTARIESNQSLKPSYQEVEFKDLIEKVVMIQKQSTQRHALALDFQSEVPNIIGDEDKLDQILTNLLNNAIKYSPSGGTITVRVRTEGEEIFVGVEDEGIGIPKDHLSKVFDKFHRVHNEDNRKIYGTGLGLYLVKHLVERVHLGRIWVESEVGKGSTFWVALPIRLDVDKAQELNA; from the coding sequence ATGCAGCTCCCAACCGACGTTGACGAGTTGCAGAAGCAGCTTGCCAACGCCCTACGACGCATCCACGAGTTGGAACTCGAGCAGCGAAAGCAAGTCTCCGACGAGGCCGCTTTGGGCGCGGGCCAATCTGTCGAGAGCCAGGCAGAGTTCACCCCGATCAACGAGGCCGATTCGACCCTAAGACGACTCGTCCAAAGGATCGCGATGATCTTGCAGGCCGACAAGATCGTGATCATGTTCTACGACCGGGAAACCGGCGAGCTTCGAGCGATCCCCCCTGCCTACGGAGTGGACGACGAGCACCTCAACCTGTTCAAGGTTCGAGCGACGCACGGCGTCTCGGGCCAGGTCTTCCGGACCAGCGAACCCGCCATCATTCTGGACGCGACCACGGATTCGAGAACGGATCGGGACCCCTTTGCCTTGCTTCATGTGACGAACGGGATTACCGTGCCTCTCGTGATCGAGCGGCGCGACGATCAGAACCGCGTGATCGACCGCACCACCATCGGCGTGCTCCACGCCCTCAACAAGCGGCATGGAGGCGACTTCAACGAAGAGGACGTGCGGCTGCTCGAGCGAATGGCGAGGAACGTGGGCTCGATCATCGCGAACCTCCAACTCTATCGCGAGGTCGTCGAAGAGCGAGAAGAACTTCTCCAAACTTTCGAGTCCCTCACCGCGGGTTTGGTGCTGGTTTCAGCCGAACACAAGATCAGCCAGATGAACGCTGCGGCTCGCGCGATCTTCAGCGTGGGGCCGGACTGTATCGGCAAGCAGTACGACCAAGTGATTCAGCACGACGCCTTCAAGGAGATTTATGACACGCTTTCCCACGGCGCCGACCTGCCGCGAGCTGAGATCATCGTCAGCATCGCCGGAGTGGAGCGCGAGTATCAAGTCCAAGCCGCCGAGGTGAGAAATGAGGAAGGCAAGAGCCTAGGCACCGTGTTCATCCTTGGCGACGTGACTGAGATCAAGAACATCGACCGGATGAAGAGCTCTTTCGTTGCGATGGCCTCGCACGAACTCCGAACTCCCCTGACGGCGATCAAGGGCTTCGTAAGCACGCTGCTCGTCGATGAGGGCTTCAGCGCGGACGACCGCCGTGAGTTCTACATGATCATCGATCAAGAGTGCGATCGGCTGACAAGGCTCATCAACGACTTGCTCAACACCGCGCGAATCGAATCGAATCAAAGCCTCAAGCCCTCCTACCAAGAGGTCGAATTCAAGGACCTGATCGAGAAGGTCGTCATGATCCAAAAGCAGTCCACGCAAAGACACGCGCTTGCGCTGGACTTTCAGTCTGAAGTTCCGAACATCATCGGGGACGAAGACAAGCTGGATCAGATTCTGACGAACCTGCTCAACAACGCGATCAAGTACTCGCCCAGCGGGGGAACCATTACCGTTCGCGTCCGCACCGAAGGCGAGGAGATCTTCGTGGGAGTCGAGGATGAAGGCATAGGCATTCCGAAGGACCACCTCAGCAAGGTCTTCGATAAGTTCCACCGGGTTCACAACGAAGACAACCGGAAGATCTACGGAACCGGTCTCGGGTTGTATTTGGTGAAGCACTTGGTCGAACGAGTCCACCTCGGCCGAATCTGGGTCGAATCGGAAGTCGGCAAGGGCTCGACGTTCTGGGTAGCTCTCCCGATCCGATTGGACGTCGACAAGGCGCAAGAACTGAACGCTTGA
- a CDS encoding type I glyceraldehyde-3-phosphate dehydrogenase, producing MATRIGINGFGRIGRLTLRALIERYRGKFDIVAINDLTDTRTNAHLFKYDTTYGPYEGSVEFDEGSITVDGDRLQVFAQKDPAQIPWDQVGAEIVLECTGLFTDATKAVAHRERGVKKVIISAPAKNEDLTVVLGVNEQMYNPKEHHVISNASCTTNGLAPVAKVLHERFGITRGLLTTVHAYTNSQRTVDTAAKNLRDARAAAENIVPSSTGAAKAVGLVIPELKGKFTGMAFRVPTRTVSVVDFTALLNREAPVDEINAAMREYAEGPMKGILRYSDEELVSSDLIGDSHSSIFSAVDTVVIGDLAKVVAWYDNEWGYSCRIADLAQYLVEAGLETAVPA from the coding sequence ATGGCAACGCGCATAGGCATCAACGGTTTTGGTCGGATCGGAAGACTCACGCTTCGCGCGCTCATCGAACGGTACCGAGGGAAGTTCGATATCGTTGCCATCAATGACCTCACGGACACCCGAACGAACGCTCACCTGTTCAAGTACGACACGACCTATGGCCCCTATGAGGGCTCCGTGGAGTTCGACGAAGGCTCGATCACCGTGGACGGCGACCGTCTCCAGGTGTTCGCCCAAAAGGACCCCGCTCAGATTCCTTGGGATCAAGTGGGAGCTGAGATCGTGCTCGAATGCACGGGCCTCTTTACGGACGCCACGAAAGCCGTCGCCCACCGCGAGCGAGGCGTCAAGAAGGTGATCATCTCCGCGCCGGCGAAGAACGAGGACCTGACCGTCGTTCTTGGGGTCAACGAGCAGATGTACAACCCCAAGGAGCACCATGTCATCTCGAATGCGAGCTGCACGACCAACGGCCTTGCGCCTGTGGCCAAGGTGCTTCATGAAAGATTCGGCATTACGCGGGGTCTGCTGACGACCGTCCATGCCTATACGAACAGCCAACGAACGGTCGATACAGCGGCCAAGAACCTCCGCGACGCGCGAGCGGCAGCCGAGAACATCGTTCCTTCGAGCACGGGCGCGGCGAAGGCTGTGGGCCTCGTGATTCCCGAGCTCAAGGGCAAGTTTACGGGCATGGCATTTCGCGTACCGACTCGAACGGTGAGCGTGGTGGACTTCACCGCCCTCTTGAATCGGGAAGCCCCCGTCGACGAGATCAACGCCGCCATGCGCGAGTATGCCGAGGGCCCGATGAAGGGCATCCTTCGCTATTCCGATGAGGAATTGGTTTCGAGCGACCTGATCGGCGATTCGCATTCCTCGATCTTCTCGGCGGTCGATACCGTCGTGATCGGTGACCTCGCCAAAGTCGTCGCTTGGTATGACAACGAGTGGGGCTACTCCTGCCGCATCGCCGACCTGGCCCAGTACTTAGTCGAGGCCGGCTTGGAAACAGCCGTGCCGGCGTAG
- a CDS encoding phosphomannomutase CpsG — protein MGKLLSCFKAYDVRGKVPSELDEDLAYRIGRAYADTTHARSVCVGYDIRLSGPSLATALARGFNDAGVDVADLGMVGTEMVYFATANYGFDGGVMVTASHNPPEYNGMKMVRKESRPISTDSGLDEIERIAAEGAFTRSGAGATSPKDVYSDFVAHLLGLLEGFELSPLKLLLNPGNGAAGVALEALLPHLPFQVERMQFEPDGHFPNGVPNPILEESRASTEERLRAGDFDFGVAWDGDYDRCFFLDGGGRFIEGYYIVGLLAQALLSASPNHTIVYDPRLYWNTLDIVKRYGGRAVVCKSGHAFIKEKMREVDATYGGEMSAHHYFKQHWYCDSGMIPLLWVAQLVSASGSSLAGLVGEMIERYPCSGEVNSTVENVGEVLARVEKEYSGGEVSKIDGLSIDFPEWRFNLRGSNTEPVIRLNVETRGDRDLLAAKTDELLALTRTS, from the coding sequence ATGGGCAAGCTGCTCTCCTGCTTCAAGGCGTACGACGTGCGGGGGAAGGTCCCCTCGGAACTCGACGAAGACCTCGCCTATCGAATCGGGCGGGCCTACGCCGACACCACACACGCCCGCAGCGTTTGCGTGGGGTATGACATCCGCCTGTCTGGGCCGAGCCTGGCGACCGCGCTCGCCAGAGGTTTCAACGATGCCGGGGTCGATGTTGCCGATCTCGGGATGGTCGGGACCGAGATGGTGTACTTTGCGACCGCGAATTATGGCTTTGATGGGGGCGTGATGGTCACGGCCAGCCACAACCCGCCCGAATACAACGGCATGAAGATGGTCCGCAAGGAGAGCCGGCCGATCAGCACGGACTCCGGGCTCGACGAGATCGAGAGGATCGCCGCCGAAGGCGCGTTCACCCGGTCCGGGGCGGGCGCGACTTCCCCCAAAGACGTCTATTCCGACTTCGTCGCTCATCTCTTGGGGCTCCTCGAAGGGTTCGAACTGAGTCCGCTTAAATTGCTCCTCAACCCAGGGAACGGCGCAGCGGGGGTCGCTCTCGAAGCTTTGCTGCCTCACCTTCCCTTTCAGGTCGAACGGATGCAATTCGAACCCGACGGCCACTTTCCCAACGGCGTTCCCAACCCGATCCTCGAAGAATCTCGGGCTTCCACGGAAGAGCGGCTACGAGCCGGTGATTTCGATTTTGGGGTCGCTTGGGACGGCGACTACGACCGCTGCTTCTTTTTGGATGGCGGGGGCCGGTTCATCGAGGGCTATTACATCGTGGGGCTCCTGGCGCAGGCGCTGCTTTCGGCGAGCCCCAACCACACGATCGTCTACGACCCGAGGCTCTATTGGAACACGCTCGACATCGTGAAGCGATACGGCGGCCGCGCGGTTGTCTGCAAGAGCGGCCACGCGTTCATCAAGGAGAAGATGCGCGAGGTCGACGCAACCTACGGCGGTGAAATGAGCGCGCATCATTACTTCAAGCAGCACTGGTACTGCGATAGCGGCATGATCCCGCTGCTTTGGGTGGCGCAACTCGTGTCGGCGAGCGGGTCGAGCTTGGCTGGTTTGGTAGGCGAGATGATCGAGCGCTACCCGTGCAGCGGCGAGGTCAACTCCACCGTTGAAAACGTCGGGGAGGTGCTCGCCCGGGTTGAAAAGGAGTACTCCGGGGGCGAGGTCAGCAAAATCGACGGACTTTCGATCGACTTTCCCGAGTGGAGGTTCAACCTGAGAGGCTCCAACACCGAACCCGTCATCCGGCTCAACGTAGAGACCCGAGGCGATCGCGATCTGCTCGCAGCCAAGACCGACGAACTTCTCGCCCTGACTCGCACTTCATGA
- a CDS encoding type II secretory pathway, pseudopilin PulG, which produces MHQPRVRGFTLVELLNVIAIIAILYALFMPVVQAAMGAAKRYSAKSAIRQMPQALAMYQSDSDDSFPPAMYRETGGLRAWFGVLRDDNVLDLRSGILTPYWGKSPPKDPTHLAHPYLGNLSGFGYNWGYLGSDINLSLDYSAFPNCLRPATGAQITHPSETIAFATSVYYFARWLKGDGQYYDFGFIDPPKFWKGNPNVHFRHGDPPLIDEEARTVTPRGMAIVAFVDGGSRIVTPKTLKDKAFYRDQH; this is translated from the coding sequence ATGCATCAACCAAGAGTACGAGGCTTCACGCTCGTCGAGCTTCTGAACGTAATCGCCATCATCGCGATCCTCTACGCGCTGTTCATGCCGGTCGTTCAGGCTGCCATGGGTGCGGCGAAGCGGTACAGCGCCAAGTCGGCCATTCGGCAGATGCCCCAAGCCCTCGCGATGTACCAGAGCGATTCCGACGATTCCTTCCCGCCCGCGATGTATCGGGAAACAGGGGGATTGCGGGCCTGGTTCGGCGTTCTTCGGGACGACAACGTGCTGGACCTCCGCTCCGGAATCCTCACACCATATTGGGGCAAGAGCCCTCCGAAGGACCCCACTCACCTGGCGCATCCTTACTTGGGCAATCTGTCGGGCTTCGGCTACAACTGGGGCTACCTCGGAAGCGACATCAACCTCTCGCTCGACTACTCGGCGTTTCCGAACTGCCTGCGGCCGGCCACAGGAGCGCAAATCACCCATCCCAGCGAGACGATCGCCTTCGCCACGAGCGTGTACTACTTCGCGCGGTGGCTCAAGGGCGATGGGCAATACTATGACTTCGGGTTCATCGACCCGCCTAAGTTCTGGAAAGGCAACCCGAACGTCCATTTTCGGCACGGCGACCCTCCCCTGATCGACGAAGAGGCCCGGACGGTCACGCCGAGGGGCATGGCGATCGTGGCGTTCGTCGACGGCGGATCGCGCATCGTCACACCCAAGACCCTGAAAGACAAGGCGTTTTACCGGGATCAACACTAG
- a CDS encoding methyltransferase domain protein gives MAVAIRTDRSSWAIHSPLHNKLAPEDRPVHAWYRFVLSFPPHLVDDYLSDFSVKPGMTVLDPFCGTGTTLVEAKKQGIANVGLEANPMAAFASEVKTDWGVDPGSLREWADRIGRKGEAKR, from the coding sequence ATGGCTGTCGCGATTCGAACTGACCGATCCTCCTGGGCGATCCATAGCCCGCTTCACAACAAGCTCGCGCCTGAAGACCGACCCGTCCACGCCTGGTACCGCTTTGTTCTTTCCTTCCCTCCGCACCTAGTCGATGACTACCTGAGCGACTTCAGCGTGAAGCCGGGGATGACGGTTCTTGATCCCTTTTGCGGAACAGGGACGACTCTGGTAGAGGCAAAGAAGCAAGGCATCGCAAACGTCGGTCTTGAGGCAAACCCTATGGCCGCCTTTGCGAGCGAGGTGAAGACGGACTGGGGCGTAGATCCCGGTTCGCTTAGAGAGTGGGCTGACCGCATCGGCAGGAAGGGCGAAGCGAAGAGGTAA
- a CDS encoding glutamate/aspartate:proton symporter, with product MFAGPTPGWQEYARLSENSAVESVANLMETPSPPPKKKGAPFWGPLALAAGFFLGAMAHGSGYAALTPFTDALGTIWVQALQLVVIPLSVSLIVTGLQVIPSGKEMGKWGFASLAVFAGLLLGAAALALGIGLPYIHAFGPEPTLAARIEPSAAVPPVDFSIWFESLVPRNFFASLASGDLLPIIVVSMLFGGTIRGLSDESRALLVKFFSAIREACMAYVRYVVVLLPLGAFCLAYSFASESGIAVAYSALYFVLFVFGILILYLLLMLIVASWAGRLRLRAVLRELWPALEIAIGSRSSLATLPTLVEGARNLDLPEPARAAVLPLAGALLKANRPLSAVAKLLFVATLYGITLDTARIVTFLATIFVLSVATPGIPSNSSSISLGAYLAAGLPLEGVVLFDATDPLTDIPKTAVNTTGYFASSVLASRVAGSSDEPSCALQEV from the coding sequence GTGTTCGCAGGGCCGACCCCTGGCTGGCAGGAGTACGCCAGACTCTCGGAGAACTCTGCTGTCGAGTCCGTAGCGAACCTCATGGAAACCCCGAGCCCCCCGCCAAAGAAGAAGGGCGCCCCCTTTTGGGGACCCCTCGCGCTCGCAGCGGGCTTTTTCTTGGGGGCGATGGCGCACGGCTCGGGTTATGCCGCTCTGACACCCTTCACGGACGCCCTTGGCACGATCTGGGTGCAGGCCCTTCAACTCGTCGTGATCCCGCTTTCGGTCAGCCTGATCGTCACCGGGTTGCAGGTCATCCCTTCGGGCAAGGAGATGGGCAAGTGGGGATTCGCTTCTCTCGCTGTCTTTGCGGGTTTGCTACTCGGCGCGGCCGCCCTCGCCTTGGGGATCGGATTGCCGTACATCCACGCCTTTGGACCGGAGCCGACTCTCGCCGCCCGAATCGAACCGTCTGCGGCTGTGCCTCCCGTGGACTTCTCAATATGGTTCGAATCCCTCGTTCCGCGCAATTTCTTCGCCTCGCTCGCGAGCGGAGACCTCCTCCCGATCATCGTCGTTTCGATGCTGTTCGGCGGGACGATTCGCGGCCTTTCGGACGAATCGCGGGCTTTACTCGTGAAGTTCTTTTCCGCGATCCGCGAAGCCTGCATGGCGTACGTGAGGTACGTGGTCGTGCTGCTGCCGCTTGGGGCGTTTTGTCTGGCGTACTCCTTCGCTTCGGAATCCGGCATCGCGGTCGCCTATTCCGCGCTTTACTTCGTGCTGTTCGTGTTCGGAATCCTCATCCTCTACCTGCTGCTCATGCTGATCGTTGCCTCGTGGGCTGGACGCCTTCGCTTGCGAGCGGTGCTGCGTGAGCTTTGGCCCGCCTTGGAGATCGCCATAGGTTCGCGATCGTCGTTGGCGACCCTTCCTACCCTCGTCGAAGGGGCCAGAAACCTCGATCTTCCTGAACCCGCACGGGCCGCCGTGCTGCCTCTGGCCGGCGCGCTGCTGAAGGCCAACCGGCCGTTATCGGCGGTCGCCAAGCTGCTCTTCGTCGCAACGCTGTACGGGATCACCCTCGATACGGCGAGGATCGTGACGTTTCTGGCGACCATTTTCGTCTTGAGCGTCGCGACGCCAGGGATCCCCAGCAATTCGAGTTCAATCTCGCTCGGCGCTTACCTCGCCGCGGGCTTGCCGCTCGAAGGCGTCGTGCTTTTTGACGCCACCGACCCGCTGACGGACATCCCCAAGACGGCGGTCAATACCACCGGTTACTTCGCCTCCTCGGTCCTCGCCTCGCGCGTGGCCGGATCGAGCGATGAGCCCTCGTGCGCCCTTCAGGAGGTCTAA
- a CDS encoding beta-lactamase enzyme family, with translation MSLLTSALVAVCALQAAPKATDLQALKPKLDAISKSFHGRLGYYVKRLDNGEEIGIRDTERFPSASTIKTAIMVECFRQIERGELAWDERLETPPADKRSESMWVAFLAEGVKINIDGLIHLMMNVSDNTATVMLADRVGINSIEQLMLSWGLRDTACTIHVDEKDNLRLYRLRQIFANMGVTSPRDMGFLLEQIYRSKAASPAACQKMIRILSHQYWDDFLSYAIPPTVGVASKVGALNRSRSDSAIVFGPRPYIVTVYTDHQKDQRWEDDNEGNVAIRRISGLIWNHLHPERPYNPPPDARKWYPTGGGVEGG, from the coding sequence ATGTCGCTACTGACCTCCGCCCTTGTTGCCGTTTGCGCGCTGCAAGCGGCGCCGAAAGCTACCGACCTGCAAGCTCTCAAGCCGAAGCTCGATGCGATCTCGAAGTCGTTTCATGGCCGGTTAGGCTACTACGTCAAGCGGCTGGACAACGGCGAGGAGATCGGGATTCGGGACACGGAACGATTCCCGAGCGCGAGCACGATCAAGACCGCGATCATGGTGGAGTGTTTCCGGCAGATTGAGCGCGGGGAATTGGCATGGGACGAGCGCTTGGAGACGCCGCCTGCCGACAAGAGAAGCGAAAGCATGTGGGTGGCCTTCCTCGCCGAAGGCGTCAAGATCAACATCGATGGCTTGATCCACCTCATGATGAACGTGAGCGACAACACGGCGACTGTGATGCTGGCCGACCGAGTGGGGATCAACAGTATCGAGCAACTGATGCTGTCGTGGGGATTGCGAGACACCGCCTGTACGATACATGTCGACGAGAAAGACAACCTCAGACTCTACCGCTTGCGCCAGATCTTCGCGAACATGGGTGTGACATCGCCGCGCGACATGGGTTTTCTCTTAGAGCAGATATACCGGAGTAAGGCCGCTTCGCCCGCCGCCTGCCAAAAGATGATCCGGATTCTCTCGCATCAGTACTGGGACGACTTTCTGAGCTACGCCATCCCTCCGACCGTTGGGGTCGCATCGAAGGTCGGCGCTCTGAACCGCAGCCGCTCCGATTCGGCGATCGTCTTCGGTCCCCGACCCTACATCGTTACGGTCTATACCGACCACCAGAAGGACCAGCGCTGGGAGGATGACAACGAGGGGAACGTCGCGATTCGCCGTATTTCGGGGCTGATATGGAACCACCTCCACCCGGAGCGCCCGTACAACCCGCCACCCGACGCGCGCAAGTGGTATCCAACTGGTGGAGGGGTCGAGGGGGGCTAG
- a CDS encoding ATP-dependent Lon protease, with translation MADQLEELPLLPLSTVLFPYGQVRLHIFEERHQSMVRDCFDYDRPFGIVMIRNGDESDENPEPYLVGTAVRIDNVHTFADGRLDLRVQGERRFRIRKLERTTPYWVGKVEPVVEEDPENVPRVFALASRAREDFVDFMKGVIGGVDLNIQVSFPSDATALSFMIASYLPMEEMTKQRMLETTDTGERLAELLPILQDRVRSLDTAYLEIIESKPMVWRHHPSELKDWILPN, from the coding sequence ATGGCCGACCAACTCGAGGAACTGCCTCTCCTACCCTTATCGACGGTGCTGTTCCCTTACGGACAGGTTCGCCTTCACATCTTTGAAGAGCGGCACCAATCGATGGTTCGCGACTGCTTCGATTACGATCGCCCCTTCGGAATCGTGATGATTCGAAACGGGGACGAGTCGGACGAAAACCCGGAGCCTTACCTGGTCGGCACGGCCGTCCGCATCGACAACGTACACACATTCGCAGACGGTCGATTGGACCTGAGGGTTCAGGGCGAGCGAAGATTTCGCATCCGGAAGCTCGAACGGACGACGCCCTACTGGGTCGGGAAGGTCGAGCCGGTTGTGGAGGAGGACCCGGAGAACGTCCCGAGGGTCTTTGCTCTTGCCAGCCGGGCGCGCGAGGATTTCGTCGATTTCATGAAGGGGGTGATCGGGGGAGTCGACTTGAACATTCAGGTGAGCTTCCCGAGCGATGCGACCGCCCTTTCGTTCATGATCGCGAGCTACTTGCCGATGGAGGAGATGACCAAGCAGAGGATGCTCGAAACGACCGACACAGGCGAGCGACTCGCTGAGTTGTTGCCGATCTTGCAGGACCGGGTGCGGAGTCTCGACACCGCCTACCTGGAGATCATCGAGTCCAAGCCAATGGTGTGGCGGCACCATCCTTCCGAACTCAAGGACTGGATTCTTCCGAATTAG